GCGCACGGGAACGACTCCGACCGTCGGTGTGCAATTAGTTGTGGACCTCGCTTCCGAGATCTCGTCGAAGCGGCAACTGGGGTCCTCCCTCTCCGCGTCTCGATGGACCACGAGAACGTCGCATGGATACTTTGCCAGCGCCTCTGCAATGCGCGCATCCAGAGGCGTTGCGCGGACGTCCGCGAAGTCGAAACGAACGAGGCTCTCGGGATGCCGCGCACGGAGCGCCTGACTGACCGTCCAACGGATCGCGGGAATGAGGCAACGATCCGAGCGACCGTCTGCGGCAAGCGTGATCGACTCAACTCTCATTCCTCAGCGGCATCCGCCTCGAAATCAAACTCGATCTGCTCCCACTGACGTAGTCTAGCTGGACGCACGTGGCGGGTATACTTGGCTCGCCACGATCCCCCAGGCGCCTCGACAATCGCTACGTGCCCCCGTCCTTCCGCTCGCTCCGCGCTCTCGAGAAAGACAACGTCCGAGGAGTCCACTTCCTTGAAGACCAACGGTGAGTGCGTATTGACCACGACCTGTCGCAGTGGATTGTCCCCGTCAACGGGCCGGGCGGGGTCAACCGCGAAGTCGCGCAGTAGACGAACCATCGGTCGAACCCGGTCGGGGTGAATGCCGTTCTCCGGTTCCTCGAGACACAATGTCCCTCGCGCCTCCGGATCCTCCAAGAGAGTCGTTAGAACCAGAAAGCGCAGGGTGCCGTCACTTAGCGCCCTCGCGGGGTGAAAGGTCCCATCTGGCCCTCGAACCTGAACTGTGTACGTTTGAAATCGGGGGTCGTCTACAACGCGCACCTCCCGCACCTCTGGAAGCAGCTCCGCGAGACGGTTGGCAATCTCGCTGTAAGCAGCCGCTCCGGCACCCTTGTGCAGGCGCTGGAGGGCTCCCGCCAGATGGGCGCCCCGCTGATCGATTCGCTGCGGCCCTGCGTACTCCGACGGGGCCCGCATCGCGGTGGGCTCAAGCATGAGCGTCTTCCACCCCTGCATCTCCCGCCGGGCTGCAAGCAGGGTGGGAAACTCCGCCGTCGCACTCTGAATGATCGGTCGCGAAGTGCGGGTCAGCGGCACCTGGCGCCCGCGACCCTGATGCCCCTCCTGGTGGACGTGTGCGGCGCCGTCCTTGGTTGAAAGAAACGGCCCGCCGGCCCGCCGACCGCTGACCGCGGAGGTCTTGAAGTCGCTGCTGGCATCGAAACCCAACTGGCGCGCCTCGGCGATCCTGGTCGGTTGGAGACTCTCGTGGTCGAGCACAACGCCCGCTGGCTGGTCCTCATCGGGACGGAAAGCAATCTCGTAGCGCACGCTGGAAATGCAGGCTGACGCACCGGTCCCGAAGTCGTCCTCGACTTCCCTCTCCAGCAGCATGTCCGCGGTGATGCGCACCTCCGGAGCCCGGAAGTCCCCGAAGCTCGTGAACATGGAATTAACGTCTGCCGCTCGCCCCTGCACCTCCCGCGTCCGGGCGAACGCCTCATGCACGGGGGCGTCCATCAGGAGTCGCAGGAAGTTGATGACGTCGAAGAGGTTGGATTTGCCGGCGCCGTTCTCGCCCACGA
This genomic stretch from Pseudomonadota bacterium harbors:
- a CDS encoding AAA family ATPase, yielding MLTRLRVRGFKNLLDVDVRFGPFTCFVGENGAGKSNLFDVINFLRLLMDAPVHEAFARTREVQGRAADVNSMFTSFGDFRAPEVRITADMLLEREVEDDFGTGASACISSVRYEIAFRPDEDQPAGVVLDHESLQPTRIAEARQLGFDASSDFKTSAVSGRRAGGPFLSTKDGAAHVHQEGHQGRGRQVPLTRTSRPIIQSATAEFPTLLAARREMQGWKTLMLEPTAMRAPSEYAGPQRIDQRGAHLAGALQRLHKGAGAAAYSEIANRLAELLPEVREVRVVDDPRFQTYTVQVRGPDGTFHPARALSDGTLRFLVLTTLLEDPEARGTLCLEEPENGIHPDRVRPMVRLLRDFAVDPARPVDGDNPLRQVVVNTHSPLVFKEVDSSDVVFLESAERAEGRGHVAIVEAPGGSWRAKYTRHVRPARLRQWEQIEFDFEADAAEE